Below is a window of candidate division KSB1 bacterium DNA.
GGAGCACGCCTCGGGCTCCCCTGCCGATTAGCAGCGAACCCATGTAGAGGAGGATAACCATGGAAAAACGAGCCAAGACCCTTGCCGCTTCCTGCGCCCTGGCAATCTGGTGGCTGGCGCTGCCTCCCGCTCAGGCCCAGAATGAAAACTTGGAAGGCACCATCCAGAGGCTGTCGCAGGACGCTGCCCGCGAGTACGTGGCCCCCATCTCCTCTGCCCTCGGAGCGAATCTCAACGGCGGCTGGTTCCACCGCGCACCCGACCCCAAGATTCTCGGGTTCAATCTTGAGGTAGGGGTGGTGGGCATGGCTTCGTTCTTTCCGCGGAAAAGCACTCACTTTCTGACCAGCGGCCAGTTTATTTTCAGCCTGTCCGAAGCCGAGCACCTCGTGCAGGCAGTCACAGACCCCCAGATTCGTGCCGAAGCCCTCCAGATCCTCACCACCACACCCTCGACCGTTCGGATCGAGGGCGCCACGGTCGTCGGTAAGCCTGACGATTACATTACGCTGGACTTCGGGGGTGGCACCTACCAGACTTCGAGAGGTAGGGTAACCCTTCCTCCCAATCGCGTCGTGCTGCCCATAGCCGGCTTCGGAAAACTCGCGGAGGTGGATTTCCTGCCGCTGGCCGCGCCGCAACTGACGATCGGGACCATTCTGGGAACCCAGGCTACCTTCCGTTACTTCCCAGCCGCCGAGGTCTTGCCGGAGCTGGGAGAGTTGCACTACTTCGGCTTTGGCATTCAGCATAATCCCATGGTCTGGTTCCGTTCCGCTCGGCTGCCTTTCAACATCGCCGCCGGCTACTACACCCAGAAGATCACGTTTGAGGACCTCTTTAAGGTCCAGACGACCGCCTACGGTATCAACCTCAGCAAGCGGCTCGGGTTTGGTTTCCTCAACCTAACGCCCTACGCTGGCTACATGATCGAGGACGCCCAGATGGAGGTAAATTACGACTATGTCGTGCAAACCCCGGTCGGCGAACAAATGCATCGTATCCGCTTCGACCTCAAGAGCGAGAACAAGAATCGAATCACTGTAGGGCTCAGCCTGCGTCTCCTCATCATCAACCTGAACGTTGACTACAACTTTGCGAAATACAACTCGGCCACTGCCGGGGTGAACTTTATCCTCTGATGGGCCCGGAAGACACCCAGCTTTGTGTTGCGCCTCCGCGACCTGCCAGGTTGCGGAGGCGCGGGTTTCTTGGGCAAGGACCCGAGGCTGCGACCTCGGGGGACAACGCGGAGTCCGGGACGATCCGCGGGGGATCCTGTACAAGGGAAACCGGCTGCGGCACTCCTTCAGCGAAAGCTGAGGCCGAGGAGATCGCCTCGTCTCCCCGGCTTCCGCCGCCGAACTTCAAGAACCCAGGGACCGGCCCGCTCGGTGAGCCGGATCGAGACGCTACTCCTCGGACCATTCCAGGCCGAGCTCAAAGCGCCGGGGCGCCTCCAGATTGCTTTCCATGGGGGCGTAGTTGTAGTTGGTCAGATTGCGGCAGGCCGCGCGGATCTTGACCGATCCCAGGGTGACCCCCAGGTGCACATCCCAGAAGTGCATGGGTACGCGATCGGTAATGGGGTAAACTTTGACACGCTCGATTCGGCTGGCGAAGCGGTAATCGACCTCCCCCTCGAGGGAACCGAAGCGAAGGAACCAACGGGAGGTCAAGAGGCGCCTTGGTCGGTACGGCAGGGGGTCGTGGAATTCCAGTTCCTCGTGGTGCACCGCAGTCAAGGAAAAGCGCCAGGTCGCTGAACCGCTCGTCCTTAGAAGGCGGAACGGCAGGCTCAGATCGGAGCTCGCCTCGACGCCCTGGATTCTGGCGCGGGGGATGTTTCGGAACTGGATGAATCCACGAATAATGTCCAGATGGGCCTCGATGAGTTGCCGGTAATCGCTCCGGAAAAGCGAGCCGTCCAGCGTCCAGTGCGGCGTGGGGTAGACGCGAAATCCTATCTCCCGAGTCCAGGATTTCTCGGGCTGGAGATCCGGGTTCGGTCGAACGGTGAAGTTTTGCACCTGCACCTGGAGGAAGCGTTCCACGATCGTCGCCGCTCGGAAACCGGCCCCGGCGGAGGCACGCAGAGCCATCCACGGCACCGGTTCCCAGCTGAGGCCAACGCGAGGGCTGAGGAGGTCTTCTCGCGCTCGCGCGTCCAGGTGATAGGCATCGTAGCGTAAGCCCAATACCGTCCTTAATGCCGGCCGCAGGCGCAGTTCGTCCTGGACATAGGGCGCCACGAAAAGCCCCCGGTGCCTGCCGAAGTATTTTGCGCTGCCGCCATCGCGCTGGATCTGCAAACCAAATGTGACGCTGTGGCGGTAGCTGGGCACCCAGTCTGCCTGCACCTCCGCGCCCTGCCCTAAAGCCGGCCGAAAATCCGAAGGCCGGCTGAGATAGCTCCCCATGAGCGTCCGGACCGTCGAGAGGCGCACGTTGACCGCGAGTCTCGAGCTCAGCGGCAGGGTCACCCGAGTGTAGCCGCTCAGCTGGTCCACGCTGGCGCGATTCTCCAGTTCTGTCGGATCCACCTCGTACGGGTGATTCTGCCCTTTCCACTGGATGAAGAAGCCGCGGCGGATCCAGCTATAAGCCAAGAACGTAGCCCAGCGGCCTCCATTGGGCAGCGTCCTCACCGCGTGGAGAAGGCCCGAATACTTTCGGGAATCGCCCAGTTGGCGGTACCCGGTGTCGAAAACACGGGCCAGAGAAAGGCGGACAGCCCAGGGCCCCCAGCATTTCGTGGCCGATGCGTAGATCCTGCCGTAGCGGAGACGCTCCCAGTCCGTCCAAATCCACTGCGCGAAGGCGGGCCGATCGTACTTCCCTCCGCTCAGCCCCAAGGCCAGCCGATCGCGGCTCGGAGCGCGGGTAATGATATTCACTACACCCCCTAAGGCCGCCTCACCCCAGAGAGCAGAGCCAGCCCCTTTGACCACCTCGATCCTTTCGACCTCATCCGGCGGAATCAGGTCCCAGTTGAACTCACCCGTATCGCTGGCGTGAACGGGGACCCCGTCGAGCAGCAGGAGGACTTTGTTGCCGGCCCCCAGATTGAATCCCGTCGAGCCTCGAACATTGATTTGGTTTCCCACAAAATGCACCCCGGGAGCAAGCTCAAGGGCTTGCTGCAGGTCAAGGGGGGAACGGCGCCGGATATCCTCCGCTGTGACCACCGAAACCGACACGGGGGAGTCCTGGAGGGGCTGTTCCCTTCGCGAAGCGGAGACGACGAGCGGCTCGACCTCGACGGGCGTAGGTTGCAGCTTCACGAGAAGCGGCGACGATCCGCGCGCAGACGGGCCCACCCGCACGGCGCGTACGATTCGAGGCCGGTAGCCAATTCTCGTGATCCGCAGGTCGTAAACTCCGTCGGGCAGGTTGCTCAGCACGAACTCGCCGTCCTCACTGGCGGCGGCTCCGCGCTGCGTCCCGACTACCCACACGTTGGAGCCCGGTAGGGGCAGCCCCGTTTTTTCGTCCACCACGCGGCCCCGAATCTCCCCTGCGCTTAGTCCCTGAGGAGAAACGAGGAAGAGCCAGAGCCACAGGCAGAAAAGCCGGGGATTGAAGCCGCTGGGTTCTCTTCGCGTCTGCCGGTCGAAAGCACGCGCGCGTTTAGGTGTGGCCCACCCCGTGCTGCCGCTTCGGATGCTATCCGGGCCGCTTCCCTTCATGGCCTGGCGTTTTCCCAACGCGCACGAATGTCGATGCCCTTAGCGGTCTGGCCAGGTCCGACCACCACTCGGCCCGGGACACCCGGCTGTGCAGGGTTCTCGTAGAAGCCGAGGGTGCGGAAGTCCGTGAGGGGCATTCGTTTTCCTAGCCAGAAGACGACCACGTACTTGTAGGTACCATGTCGCACCGGCAGCCGGTACCGGAATGGATTGCCGGCGACGCTGAAGTCCAGACTGCGGAGGAAGACGATGTAGTCGCTGGAGTTCCGGGGAACCTCGGCATAGGCTGCCACAGCGGTAGCCTCCGTATTGGGAGGATAAGGCCCATCGAAATATATCGTGCCTTCGATCGCCGCGTCGCGGTCGACCACGGCCCAATTGGCGTAGAGATTCACCTCGAAGACGGGCTTTTCCGGGGTGAGCTCAAAGCCGAGGGGCCGGAACTCGCGGAACGGATCGAGAGGGAGGGCCAAAATGTCGGCCAGGTTGGAGCGCGTCTTCGTTCCGTACCACCAGAGCCCGATGGCTTCGTAACGCCCGTACGGTAACTCCATTTCGTACGCGACCGTGTCCCGGAAGGTATTCACGGAGTTGGGGCTGTGGTATAGCTCGTTGATCGCATGAGGGGGGAAATGGGGTGCCACGATGAGGTAAACACCCTGCGTATCCGCAGGCCGTTGCCCGCGAAAGATGATCTTACCCCGCACCACACCCGGAAGCGGCTTGATCCCGACGTCCGGCGAGCAGCCCGCGATGCCGAGCAGCAAGAGAACCCCAAGAAGGTCCGACCTTGCACGCGTCATCGGAGCAAGACCACGGGCTGCGTGTCCACGACGTTCTTGGCCTTAAGCACCAGGAGGTACCGCCCCGCCGGGCAACGGACCCCGGCGTCATCGCAGCCGTCCCAGACTACCTCCCTCTGCCCGGGCCCGACCGACCCGGCCCAGAGAGTTCGGACCGTTCGTCCTGCCGCGTCGATGACCCGGACAGAGATCGAGGTCGGAGCAGAGACCCGGACGCGACAGCTTGTGCTGAGCCGGAATGGATTTGGGAAAAGGGGTGACAGCTGAGCAATGCTCGGAAGCGCCGCTTCCGCGTCCCTTGGGCTCACCCCCGAAGGCCGTTGCACGGACACATTGACCCTCACCGGGGTGGTGACCCAGGCGGCGAGTCGTTCCCCCATCTCTGGCGGTTGACGCGCGGGAAGAAAATAGGCCGCAAAGTCGAGCTGGAGGTTCGGCCGAACCATCGGTCCGCGTGCCAGAATCCCGATGTCGCCGTACGAGGCGCCGTCGTAACCCGTATCGCCCCCCTCAACGACCGTTCCATCCCCCTGACCGCCGCGCCGGTCGTCCCGGTAGTACAGACTCTGCGTCCTGCTGAGGGTATCCCGAAGGGCAATCTGCACGAAAAAGCTGCCCTGATCACCGCTCGCCAGGAACCACTCGCGAACGGGGAGGTCAACCCGCGTGTCCAGAATGTCCGGCGCTCCGTCGATTATTACCTCCCGGTTGCGACGGGTGGTCAGGCGCATCCCCACGGCGTTTGCGCTGAAGTCCCAGGACTGCCGAAGGAGGTCAACCTCCACGTCCACGAGCTCGCCCAGGGTGGACAGGTCCGTTCCCCCGCTGACCCGCCCGGAGAAGGGGTAGAGTTTGGTCTCTACCGGAAAGCGGGCATCGTGGAAGACGAAGATCCCAAAGCGGACCGCTTGCAGAGCCTGCCGGACCACCCGTACCACGGGCCTCGGGGTCCAACGCGTAGAGTCCGGGTAGATGAACAGATTGTCCCTCTCATTGGCGGCGTACGGATTCCAATCTCTTCCGAAGGGCAGCGTCAGATTGAAGGCCGTGATCAGTCCGACCATCCGGATCTTCTGGGTATCGAAAAAG
It encodes the following:
- a CDS encoding TonB-dependent receptor, which codes for MKGSGPDSIRSGSTGWATPKRARAFDRQTRREPSGFNPRLFCLWLWLFLVSPQGLSAGEIRGRVVDEKTGLPLPGSNVWVVGTQRGAAASEDGEFVLSNLPDGVYDLRITRIGYRPRIVRAVRVGPSARGSSPLLVKLQPTPVEVEPLVVSASRREQPLQDSPVSVSVVTAEDIRRRSPLDLQQALELAPGVHFVGNQINVRGSTGFNLGAGNKVLLLLDGVPVHASDTGEFNWDLIPPDEVERIEVVKGAGSALWGEAALGGVVNIITRAPSRDRLALGLSGGKYDRPAFAQWIWTDWERLRYGRIYASATKCWGPWAVRLSLARVFDTGYRQLGDSRKYSGLLHAVRTLPNGGRWATFLAYSWIRRGFFIQWKGQNHPYEVDPTELENRASVDQLSGYTRVTLPLSSRLAVNVRLSTVRTLMGSYLSRPSDFRPALGQGAEVQADWVPSYRHSVTFGLQIQRDGGSAKYFGRHRGLFVAPYVQDELRLRPALRTVLGLRYDAYHLDARAREDLLSPRVGLSWEPVPWMALRASAGAGFRAATIVERFLQVQVQNFTVRPNPDLQPEKSWTREIGFRVYPTPHWTLDGSLFRSDYRQLIEAHLDIIRGFIQFRNIPRARIQGVEASSDLSLPFRLLRTSGSATWRFSLTAVHHEELEFHDPLPYRPRRLLTSRWFLRFGSLEGEVDYRFASRIERVKVYPITDRVPMHFWDVHLGVTLGSVKIRAACRNLTNYNYAPMESNLEAPRRFELGLEWSEE